TAACCGCGATAGTATCGGGCCCCAATATGCTGCTTCCCAGCCAATGGATGCCGGAAATATGGGGCGGCGCAGGTAATGAGCCAGAATGGGAAAGTGAACAGGAAGTGCAGCGTTTTATGTCGCTGGTAATGCGAAATATGAATAATAACATTGATATGTTGATGCATTATCCCGATGAATTTGAATGTTTATTCGATATGGGCATACCCGCAGAAGAAGGCGGAGACCCGGTTCTCATCCCGGAAGAATGGTGCTTTGGTTACATAAGAGGAATGACACTGGGTGATTGGCCAGAATGGTCGGAACTTCCAGAGGAACTAAAAATGGCGCTGGATATGGTGGCTCTGTTTGGTCTGGAAGATAACTTTGACGTAGTGGAAAACTTGTCTATGGAAGAGCATCAGGAACTCACCCATGCTATCGCACCAGCCGCCGCCGCCCTGTACCACTATTTTCTGCAACAGCGAGCGCCAGGTTCAATAGAAGGAGCATTAAACAGGCCAATGCCGGAAGTACGAACAGAGCCCAAAACAGGGCGCAATGATCCATGCCCTTGTGGCAGTGGTAAAAAGTATAAAAAGTGCTGTTTGCATTAATGGCTTTTCACCTTGGGAGATAAGCGATGAAAGAAAGCCAATTAGCCCAGGCTCCGGAAGGCGAGTTTATTCTATTTAGAAGCGCAGATGGCAAGGTTCAGGTTGAGTGTCGCTTTGGATCCGATACCTTATGGCTTTCGCAGGCAATGATTTGTCAGCTTTACGGCAAAGCAAAATCAACCATTAGCGAACATATTTCCAATATTTTTGAAGCCAATGAACTGGTCGAAGATTCAGTTGTTCGGTTTTACCGAACAACTGCTGCCGATGGCAAACCCTATGACGTTAAATACTACAGTCTGCCTTTGATTTTAGCTGTGGGTTACAGAGTGAGATCGCCACAAGGCACGCAATTCAGGCAATGGGCTACCCGCACTTTGCAGGAGTATATTGTTAAAGGCTTTGTTATAGACGACGAACGTCTGAAAAACCCGCCAGTGGGCCATTCTGTTGTACCGGATTATTTTGACGAATTACTGGAACGTATTCGCGATATACGCGCCAGTGAACGCCGGGTGTATTTGCGTGTGAAAGACATTTTCACCATGGCAGCCGATTATGAGCCTTCGCTACAAGACACCAACAGGTTCTTTCAAACCATACAAAACAAACTGCACTTTGCCAGCACGGGTTTAACCGCCGCAGAAATTATTAGCACTCGCATTGACGCCAACAAACCCAACCTTGGACTCACCAGTTTTAAAAGCGATGAAGTAAGAAAAACGGATGTCACCATTGCCAAAAACTACCTGACCGAAGACGAAATAAAAGCACTGAATCGCATTGTGAATATGTGGCTCGATTTTGCCGAAGATCAGGCCATGCAAAGAAAGCAGATATTCTTGCAGGATTGGGCGGAAAAGCTGGATCAGTTTCTGGCATTTAACAGTCGGGATGTACTTGAAGGTAAAGGCAGCATCAGCAAAAAAGCCGCCGATGAAAAAGCCCGTCTGGAGTTCGAGAAATATGCAAGCCATCGCAGAAAGCTGAAAGAACAGGAAGGCGCTGAGATTAACATTCAAGCCCTTCGGGACATTCTTAAACAAGACAACTCTTAAAGCAGTAGCAAGAGCAGAAACATTTAGAGGCAAGGTAAAAGGAACGCAGATGACTGTACCCAATACCAACGAACAATACGCTAGCCATATTCCGGCTGTTGCAACGTTAATCTCTTTGGGGTGGCAGTTTATCTCACAAAGTGACTGTATGGCGCTACGCGGCTCAAGCCGTGAAGTATTATTAAAACCGCAATTAATTGCTTACTTAAGCAAGAAAACCTTTGATTATAAAGGGCAAACCTACCCGCTTTCAGCTCAGGCCATTGACCAGATCTTGCGTAAACTGAGCTCGCCCGGGCTTAACGAAGGTTTGATGGCAGCAAACCAGACTCTTTACAACGACCTGACCCTGGGCATCACCGTGACCGAGTTTATGCCCGACGGTAAAAAGTACCAGCCCAATGTCGCCCTCATCGACTGGCAACATATCGACAACAACCTGTTTTATGTCAGCGAAGAATTCGAGGTGTTAAACGGCTCGGGAACCCAGTCTCGCCGCCCGGATGTAGTCTGTTTCGTGAATGGCATACCGCTCGTAGTCATTGAAGCGAAACGCCCCGATTCAGGCAATGCGGGTAAGTCGATGGTGGACGAAGGCATTAGCCAGACCATTCGTAACCAAAAGCAGGATGAGATCCCTGAACTGTTTGTTTATGCCCAATTAATGCTGGCCATTAGCATGACCGAAGGGCGTTACGGCACCACCGAAACCGAAGCCAAGTTTTGGGCTAAATGGGACGAAGAGGAACTGGCGCCGAGTGTTTTTCATGACATCAAGAACACGCCGATACCAGCACAGCAAAAACAGGCGTTATTTGCCGATAAATCGGAGAAAATCGCTCGTTATTTCGAAGAACTGTGGTCGAAAGAGCAACTACCTAGTAATCAGGACAAGCTGATCATTAGCCTGTTATCGAAACAGCGATTATTGGAGTTTGTGCGCTATTTTATTCTGTTCGACAAAAAAGTCGGCAAAATCGCCGCACGTTACCAGCAGGTTTTCGGCATTAAAGCCTTAATCAAGCAAATTTCCGGGTTTAAGCCCGACGGCAGCCGCGAAGGCGGCGTGATCTGGCATACCACAGGCTCGGGCAAGTCCTTCACTATGGTGTTGCTGTGTAAAGCGTTGTTGCTTGCCAATGAGTTGCAAGATTGCCGGATCATTGTGGTTACAGACCGGGTTGATCTGGAAACGCAGTTAGCAAAAACCTTTCTAACCGGCGGCGCTTTTGGCAGCGACATTTCCAGCAAAAAGAAAGGCGATGAGCTGGCCAAGGTCAAAACCGGAAAACAGTTAGCGCAACGCATTGGCGAAGGTAATGAGCGCATTATCTTCACTATCATTAACAAATTTACCAGCGCGACCAAACTGCCAGAATGCCACAACCCGTCTAACAAGCTGATTGTGTTAATTGACGAGGGGCATCGCAGCCAAGGGGGCGAAACCCACGAGCGAATGCGCCAGGCATTACCGAATGCCTCGTATATTGCCTTTACTGGAACGCCGCTGCTTAAAAACGACAAAACCACCAACAAGTTTGGCCCTATTGTTCACGCTTACACCATGAAACGGGCAGTGGAAGATGGCACGGTAACGCCGCTTTTATATGAAGAGCGTAAGCCCGAACTGAATGTGAATGCGGCTTCTATCGACGCCTGGTTTGACAAGATCACCCAAGGCTTGTCGGAAGCGCAAAAAACCGATCTCAAGAAGAAGTTCTCAACCAAAGGGGTTATTTATGGCGCAGAACGGCGGTTGGAGTTAATTGCCTGGGATATTGCCACGCATTTTAATGACAACTTCAAAGCGCTGGATATGGGCTTAAAGGGGCAATTGGCTTGTGATTCCAAGCTTTCGGCGATCCGCTATAAAAAATTTCTGGATGACATTGGCCTGGTCAGCAGTGCCATTGTGATTTCCCCTCCCGATACCCGAGAGGGGCATGAAAAGGTTGATGAGTCTGCCCTGCCCGAGATCCAGCAGTGGTGGAAAGACAACGTTAAAAGCGACGCTGATACCTATGAAAAAAAGGTCATTGAAGACTTCGCCACCGAAGGCGCACCCGACATTTTAATTGTGGTTGATAAGCTGTTAACCGGGTTTGATGAACCCAGAAATTCGGTGCTCTACATTGATAAGCCCTTAAAGCAACACAACCTGATCCAGGCCATTGCACGGGTAAATCGTCTGCATGAACAAAAGCAATATGGCTTACTAATTGATTATCGCGGCATATTGAAAGAATTGGATACCGCCATTGCCAAGTATCAAGATTTGGAAAAGCGTACTCAGGGCGGGTTTGACTTGAACGACATCGACGCCATGTATGCTGATGTGAATACCGAATACCGGCGTTTGCCGCAGTTACATGCTGCGCTTTGGGCAATTTTTGCGAGTGTTGTTAACCGACAAGACATTGAACAGTATCGACAGGTTTTGCTGCCGAAATATCAAAAAGATAACGAAGGCGTTGAATATGATGCTCGCCTGAAATTACGGGAAGACTTTTACGACGCGCTAACCCAGTTTGGTTTGTGCTTGAAGGTGGCCTTATCGACCCGCAGTTTTTTTGAAGATTCGGCATTTTCTGAAGACCGGATAACAGAATATAAGCGCGACCTGAAATGGTTCCTGGATCTTAGAAAAATCGTCCGTCAGGATGCCTTGGAAACCATTGATTATTCTACTTACGAGAAGCAAATCCGTAAGCTGGTGAATAAAGATGTGACCGCTAACGCGATTGCGGAGCCCGACGGCGTGTATGTGGTGAGTGAACTTGGCAGGGAAGAGCCTGAAAGTTGGAATGAAGAAAAAACCCGCAACGAAACCGATATTATTCGCACTCGTTTGAAAAAAAGCATAGAGCAGGAGCTTGCCGCAGACCCCTACGCGCAACAATATTTTTCCGAGCTGTTAAAACAGGCCATTCTGGAAGCGGAAGCCTTATTTGATCATCCTTATAAACAGTATGCGATTTTTAAAACGGCCGAAGAGCAGATGAAGGCCAGGGACATTCCCGACATGCCACCCGCCTTTGCCAACAATAAACAAGCCCAGGCCTATTATGGTGCGTTCAGGTTAGCCTTGGGCGAAGAGCTGACACACTTTGATGATGAAACCCAAGCGTCGCTGATCACAGAAGCCTTTGAAGTAGAAAACATCGTTCGCGACGCCGTTGCAGAAAACTCGTTGAATCCCTTGGGTATTGAATCGGCGATACAACGGGCTCTTTTGCCGCGCCTGTTTGCCCTTGTTGGCCTTGATCGCGCACAAGACATTATTGAGCAGGTGATTAATATCATGCGTGCCGGGTTCAATCGCAAATGATCACCGAACATGAAATTCGTTACGGCGATGACATTATTCGATTCACCTTATGTCGAAGCGACCATGCCGTTGCCGATAGCAAAAGAAAAGTCACCATTCATGTTCACCCCAATGGCGATGTGCAGGTTGACGCCCCGAATAAGGCTTCCACCGAGGAAGTGAAGCAAGCGCTGCAAAAAAGGGCAAGATGGGTGTTGCAACACCGTAGCGAGGCGCTTGCCAGGCAACAGCATGTGCTGCCTCGTTGCTATGTGAGCGGAGAGTCGGTTTTCTATCTGGGACGACGCTATGTATTAAAAGTGCTTGAAGCCGCTGATAAGCAGGTAAAACTGGTTGGGGGGCAGCTTAAGGTTTATTCCGATCCCGCCAACCCGGGTTTGGTCAAAGAGCAACTGAATGCCTGGTACAGAAAACAGGCTCTCGTCGTGTTTGAACGAAGACTCAAAGCCGTTGTAGAAAAAGCCCCCTGGGTTAACACCGCACCAAACTGGAAATTGCTGGTGATGCAAAAGCAATGGGGAAGCTGTTCACCTACCGGGCTTTTGTCACTCAACCCGCATTTGGTGAAAGCCCCTACAAAATGCATTGACTACGTGCTGCTACACGAGCTTTGCCACTTAAAAGAACACAACCACAGCCCCGAATTTTATCGCCTGCTGTCGCGACAAATGCCCGACTGGGAAACGGTTAAAGGCAAACTGGATGGCATGGCAGAGTTGATATTGAATGAGTGAAGGTGGTCGCCAAGTGGTCGCCTCGGGTGTTTTTTGAGTGTAAATGGTCGCTTTTTGAAGGTGTTTTTCCGGTGACTTTTCCAGCTCCAGAAACAAAAAAACCTGCGTTAAGCAGGTTCTTGTGAGATGGTACCAGAGGCCGGACTTGAACCGGCACAGTATTGCTACCGGCGGATTTTGAATCCGCTGCGTCTACCAATTTCGCCACTCTGGCATCTCAGATTGTGTGCTCTTGCAAGTGATTCCAAACTGACTATTTTTCAGTGATTGGCTTCCCTTGTGAGCGGTGCATATTAAATGGATTCTGGGGTTTTAAGTCAACTGTTTTTTTGTTTATTTTGACACTTGGGTTACGGAGTGCTGCAAAAAGCAGCACTTTGAGCAAATCTTTCTCTACAAACAACCATTATCTGCATATGTTGGCAGATAATGGTTGCTAACACAGACTGAATTTAGCTGCGTTTTACCGCTTTAGGTTCGTTGTGAATACGCATTTTGTTCACAGCTTCAAATGCGCTGCTGTACGCCGGGCGTTTCACATATTTACCTGCGCCTTTCACGGTACGTAAATCACCTTCTGTCCAGACTACTTTGCCTTGGCTTAAGGTGTGTACCGCAATACCGGTAACAGTTCGACCTTCAAAGATATTGAAGTCGATGTTTTGGTGGTGAGTTTTTGCTGAAATAGTACGAGTTCCTTTTGGATCCCAAATCACGATATCAGCATCAGCTCCTACTTCAATGGCTCCTTTACGTGGATACATATTGAAGATTTTCGCCGTATTGGTGGAAGTCACAGCCACAAACTCGTTGGGTGTCAGCTTGCCTGTCGTCACGCCCGCATCCCAAAGTACCGACATTCTATCTTCGACACCAGCTGTACCATTCGGGATTTTGGAGAAATCATCTTTACCCATGGCTTTTTGGTCTGCGCAGAAGCAGCAGTGGTCGGTTGCTGTAGTTTGCAAATTACCTGATTGTAACCCTTTCCAGAGTGCATCCTGGTGCTTTTTCGGGCGGAATGGCGGGCTCATAACGTGAGCTGCTGCATATTCCCAGTTTTCGTTTTGGTAAACCGAATCATCAATTTCCAAATGCCCCGCCAAGACCTCACCATATACGCGCTGTCCATTATTACGCGCATCGGTAATGGCATGTAGCGCTTCTTCACAAGATACGTGAACACAATACAGAGGAACGTTCAACGCCTGGGCAATGCGAATGGCTCTGTTCGCCGCTTCGCCTTCCACTTCAGATGGACGCGATAATGGATGGCCTTCAGGGCCAGTGATACCACGCTCCAGAATTTTGCGTTGCAAGTGATAAACCAGATCGCCATTTTCTGCGTGAACCGTTGGCATAGCGCCCAATTCCAAACAGCGAGTAAAGCTGTTAATGAGCGTTTCGTCTTCTGCCATGATGGCATTCTTATAAGCCATGAAGTGCTTGAAGCTGTTCACACCATGATCGTGCACCAGTTTACCCATGTCTTCATACACTGACTCGTCCCACCAGGTAACAGCAACGTGGAAACCATAATCTGTCGCAGATTTCTCAGCCCACTCCATCCACTGATGGTAAGCGTCCATAAGCGGCTGCTGTGGATTTGGGATAACGAAATCTATGATGGACGTTGTACCACCAGCAGCACCAGCGCTGGTGCCAGTAAAGAAATCTTCACTGGCAACTGTGCCCATGAAGGGAAGTTGCATATGAGTGTGGGGGTCGATGCCGCCAGGCATCACTAACAAGTCACCTGCGTCGATGACTTCTGTACCCGCAGGCACATCCAGATTCTCCCCAATTGCCTCAATGATTCCGTTATTGCAGTAAACATCTGCTCGATAACTTTTATCTGCCGAGACAACTTCACCGCCTTTTATCAAAATTGCCATGTGAACTCCACGATGTCGGTTAAATACCATGTTAGAAGCGATAAAATCAGGCAGATATCGACACTTTTTATCAACAATTACCGATGAAGAATTGTGACTAATGCTGAAACAGGCCAAGATTAGGAAAAGTCTAAAATCTGCCTGAATAGATATGAACGCACTGAAAAATACATCGCTTCTTTTGGCGTTATGTTTTTTGTTCCAAAACTAATATTGTTCAAGGTGAAATATTTTACAACCCTTAAACGTAATTTTCTTTGTGTACATCTCGTAAAAAAGTATCCAACACCATGTTGTGTCTATTGCATTTTCTGGTCACTGTGCGGTATTGAGTCACGAAATTATATTGCTCTGGATTAAGCGCCCGCATTTTTCCATCTTGAATCCATCTTTTCGCATAATGGGTAGGTAAATAACCAATATAGCTTCCTGTCAAAATGAGCAAAGCAACCCCTTCTCTGTCGGTTGCTGTCGCAGAGGTTTTTAGATTTTGATAGTGGCATCGGGTCTGCGCTGATTGCGCGTAGGCAGGAGCAACGGCATCATGTTGCTGGATCAGTTGTTCAGTAATTTCTTCCTCGGGTATATCAAATAACTCATGCTCTTTGCCGCAATAAAGAAGGGATTCTTCGTTATACAGCTCGGTATATTGCAGTCCGGGTAAAGTACGAATGTTAGGGACAACCCCGACATGCAATCCGCCGTCCAGTATAGAGCGTTCAATCTCATTTGGCGGGATCATGCGGATCTGAATTTCAACATCAGGCCCTTTCTCTTTTAGCGCCTTAAGCGCATGGGAAATTTTCATGTGCTCAATGGTGACAAGGTTATCGGTTATGCCGATATTCAGCTCACCTGTCAGGTGCTCATGAATAAAATTCACTTTTGAGCGAAAATCTTCCAGGGAAGTCATTAACTGCTGACTAGCCTGATAAACTAATTTTCCTTCTTCGGTCAATGAGAAACCAGCCCGCCCTCGCTGACATAATCTCATACCTAAACGTTCTTCTAAGTCTGACATGCTAATGCTAATCGCAGAACGAGTGATATTCAGCTCGACTTCCGCTGCAGAAAAGCCTCCACATTCAACTACTGTGCGGAATACACGCAATAACCGAATATCAAAATTACTCAGCTGTGGCGCTATTTTGTTATTTCTGCTCATACGTATGTTTTAGTTTAGAAAATGCTTAAGTAAAGATTAATAAATTAATATGGATTAAAAATAAATCCAAGAATAAACTCATTATAATCTTGACCAATTGGTCAAATTTTTCCAAACTAGTATTTCGACTCACTTGAGCAAATAGAATTAACGATCGACAAGTGAACAACGGAGAGCTTCATGGCAGACATTTCAGCATCAAAAACGGAATTACCGAATAAAGAATCACTCGAAGCATTTTGGATGCCTTATACCGCAAATCGGTATTTCAAAGAAAATCCAATTATTGTGACAGGTGCAGAAGGTAATTATTTCACGACCCAGGATGGTAAAACAGTTTACGACGCCTTTTCCGGGCTGTGGTGTACTGGCATGGGTCATGGTCGTAGTGAAATTGTTGATGCAGTGTCGAAAGGCATTAGAACACTGGATTACTCACCTGCATTTCAGGTTGGTAATGATTTAGCGTTCGAAGTAGCGAACAAGGTAAAAGCCATTACGCCTGAAGGTCTGGATCATGTGTTTTTCACCAATTCAGGTTCAGAAGCTGCCGATACGGCACTGAAAATGGCTCGCGCTTATTGGCGTTTAAAAGGCCAGGGTACAAAAACCCGTTTTATTGGTCGCGCGCTGGCTTATCACGGTGTGAACTTCGGCGGTATCAGTGTTGGCGGTATCGCAGGTAACAGAAAGCTGTATGGTCAAGGTG
Above is a window of Paraneptunicella aestuarii DNA encoding:
- a CDS encoding type I restriction endonuclease subunit R, yielding MTVPNTNEQYASHIPAVATLISLGWQFISQSDCMALRGSSREVLLKPQLIAYLSKKTFDYKGQTYPLSAQAIDQILRKLSSPGLNEGLMAANQTLYNDLTLGITVTEFMPDGKKYQPNVALIDWQHIDNNLFYVSEEFEVLNGSGTQSRRPDVVCFVNGIPLVVIEAKRPDSGNAGKSMVDEGISQTIRNQKQDEIPELFVYAQLMLAISMTEGRYGTTETEAKFWAKWDEEELAPSVFHDIKNTPIPAQQKQALFADKSEKIARYFEELWSKEQLPSNQDKLIISLLSKQRLLEFVRYFILFDKKVGKIAARYQQVFGIKALIKQISGFKPDGSREGGVIWHTTGSGKSFTMVLLCKALLLANELQDCRIIVVTDRVDLETQLAKTFLTGGAFGSDISSKKKGDELAKVKTGKQLAQRIGEGNERIIFTIINKFTSATKLPECHNPSNKLIVLIDEGHRSQGGETHERMRQALPNASYIAFTGTPLLKNDKTTNKFGPIVHAYTMKRAVEDGTVTPLLYEERKPELNVNAASIDAWFDKITQGLSEAQKTDLKKKFSTKGVIYGAERRLELIAWDIATHFNDNFKALDMGLKGQLACDSKLSAIRYKKFLDDIGLVSSAIVISPPDTREGHEKVDESALPEIQQWWKDNVKSDADTYEKKVIEDFATEGAPDILIVVDKLLTGFDEPRNSVLYIDKPLKQHNLIQAIARVNRLHEQKQYGLLIDYRGILKELDTAIAKYQDLEKRTQGGFDLNDIDAMYADVNTEYRRLPQLHAALWAIFASVVNRQDIEQYRQVLLPKYQKDNEGVEYDARLKLREDFYDALTQFGLCLKVALSTRSFFEDSAFSEDRITEYKRDLKWFLDLRKIVRQDALETIDYSTYEKQIRKLVNKDVTANAIAEPDGVYVVSELGREEPESWNEEKTRNETDIIRTRLKKSIEQELAADPYAQQYFSELLKQAILEAEALFDHPYKQYAIFKTAEEQMKARDIPDMPPAFANNKQAQAYYGAFRLALGEELTHFDDETQASLITEAFEVENIVRDAVAENSLNPLGIESAIQRALLPRLFALVGLDRAQDIIEQVINIMRAGFNRK
- a CDS encoding virulence RhuM family protein, which gives rise to MKESQLAQAPEGEFILFRSADGKVQVECRFGSDTLWLSQAMICQLYGKAKSTISEHISNIFEANELVEDSVVRFYRTTAADGKPYDVKYYSLPLILAVGYRVRSPQGTQFRQWATRTLQEYIVKGFVIDDERLKNPPVGHSVVPDYFDELLERIRDIRASERRVYLRVKDIFTMAADYEPSLQDTNRFFQTIQNKLHFASTGLTAAEIISTRIDANKPNLGLTSFKSDEVRKTDVTIAKNYLTEDEIKALNRIVNMWLDFAEDQAMQRKQIFLQDWAEKLDQFLAFNSRDVLEGKGSISKKAADEKARLEFEKYASHRRKLKEQEGAEINIQALRDILKQDNS
- a CDS encoding LysR family transcriptional regulator, with product MSRNNKIAPQLSNFDIRLLRVFRTVVECGGFSAAEVELNITRSAISISMSDLEERLGMRLCQRGRAGFSLTEEGKLVYQASQQLMTSLEDFRSKVNFIHEHLTGELNIGITDNLVTIEHMKISHALKALKEKGPDVEIQIRMIPPNEIERSILDGGLHVGVVPNIRTLPGLQYTELYNEESLLYCGKEHELFDIPEEEITEQLIQQHDAVAPAYAQSAQTRCHYQNLKTSATATDREGVALLILTGSYIGYLPTHYAKRWIQDGKMRALNPEQYNFVTQYRTVTRKCNRHNMVLDTFLRDVHKENYV
- a CDS encoding UPF0149 family protein — translated: MNSEPLEDDDLTFIEDILEKYGNDDSILCASELDGFLTAIVSGPNMLLPSQWMPEIWGGAGNEPEWESEQEVQRFMSLVMRNMNNNIDMLMHYPDEFECLFDMGIPAEEGGDPVLIPEEWCFGYIRGMTLGDWPEWSELPEELKMALDMVALFGLEDNFDVVENLSMEEHQELTHAIAPAAAALYHYFLQQRAPGSIEGALNRPMPEVRTEPKTGRNDPCPCGSGKKYKKCCLH
- a CDS encoding M48 family metallopeptidase is translated as MITEHEIRYGDDIIRFTLCRSDHAVADSKRKVTIHVHPNGDVQVDAPNKASTEEVKQALQKRARWVLQHRSEALARQQHVLPRCYVSGESVFYLGRRYVLKVLEAADKQVKLVGGQLKVYSDPANPGLVKEQLNAWYRKQALVVFERRLKAVVEKAPWVNTAPNWKLLVMQKQWGSCSPTGLLSLNPHLVKAPTKCIDYVLLHELCHLKEHNHSPEFYRLLSRQMPDWETVKGKLDGMAELILNE
- the hydA gene encoding dihydropyrimidinase; translation: MAILIKGGEVVSADKSYRADVYCNNGIIEAIGENLDVPAGTEVIDAGDLLVMPGGIDPHTHMQLPFMGTVASEDFFTGTSAGAAGGTTSIIDFVIPNPQQPLMDAYHQWMEWAEKSATDYGFHVAVTWWDESVYEDMGKLVHDHGVNSFKHFMAYKNAIMAEDETLINSFTRCLELGAMPTVHAENGDLVYHLQRKILERGITGPEGHPLSRPSEVEGEAANRAIRIAQALNVPLYCVHVSCEEALHAITDARNNGQRVYGEVLAGHLEIDDSVYQNENWEYAAAHVMSPPFRPKKHQDALWKGLQSGNLQTTATDHCCFCADQKAMGKDDFSKIPNGTAGVEDRMSVLWDAGVTTGKLTPNEFVAVTSTNTAKIFNMYPRKGAIEVGADADIVIWDPKGTRTISAKTHHQNIDFNIFEGRTVTGIAVHTLSQGKVVWTEGDLRTVKGAGKYVKRPAYSSAFEAVNKMRIHNEPKAVKRS